From Hyalangium minutum:
TCTCTGGCGGACTTCTTCACGCGAGACTCTCGCGGCACGCAGCTGCCGGAGTACCTCGAAGCCCTCACGGAGGAGCTGCAGCGCGAGCAGATGTCGCTGCAGGAAGGGCTGTCCGCGATGGGCATGCACATGGAGCACATCCGGGCCATCGTCCAGCTGCAGCAGACCTTTGCCCGCAGCACGCTCATCACCGAGGAGTGCGACCTGGCCCAGTTGGTCGAGGATGCGCTGAGCATTCAGCTGGCCGCGCTCCAGCGCCACGGCATCACCATCTCGCGCGAGCTCGACTCGCTCGCCCGGGTCCAGGTGGACAAGCACAAGGTGCTGCAGATCCTCATCAACCTGATCAGCAACGCGAAGAACGCGATGGCCCCGCGGCCGAATGGAGAGCGGCGGCTACGGGTGAAGCTGGAGGCCGTGAACAACCATGCCCGCATCCAGGTGGTGGACAACGGCATGGGCTTCACGCCCGAGGTCCACGCGCGCCTGTTCTCCCAGGGCTTCACCACGCGCAAGGGAGGCCACGGGCTGGGCCTGCACTCGAGCGCGCTGGCGGCGCGGATGATGGGCGGGCGCCTCAGCTTGGAGAGCGCGGGGCCGGGCCAGGGCGCCACGGCCACGCTGGAGCTGCCCCTGGCCTAGCGCCCACCCACGAAAACGCCCGGGCCGCTTCTCCGGTCCCGGGCGTCCTTGCCACTCAGGCTCCCGTCAGGAGCCGCTCTTCACTAGAACGCGGAGCCGCTCGCGCGAACACCGGGCGAGGAGGTGCGGCTCGACACCAGCGTGGTGTGCAGCACGAACGTCGTGCTGGTGCTGCTGGCATCCGGGCTCCGGTTGGCCGACACGCCGTCCGTGCCCGTGAGCGACGAGCTGAACGAGACCGTGTCCACCGTCGTCCCCGACGCGTTCTTCACCGTCACCGTCTCGGTGCTGTTGCTCAGGTTGAGCGAGCCTGTGGACGCCGCCACCGCGTTGGTCAGACCTGCCGGAATAGCCGAGGCCCCACCGAAGATGACGATCGCCTTCCCCGCCCCCAGGCTGGTGCCGCTGGCGAACGTGTGCCGCAGACCCGCCGCGTCCGACACCGTCCACCCGGCCAGGCTCACCGCCGTGCTGCCAGGGTTCACCAACTCCACGAACTCGCCGTTCACGTCCGAGCCTGGCTCGTTGATGAGCACCTCGTTGATGAACACCGTCCCCGAACCCCCGCCACCGCCCGTGGTGACGGTGAAGGCCGCGTTGCTGGAGTCCGTCACGGCCGAGTTGGACGCATCGCTCACGCGCACCTTCGCCGCCGTGGTGGCGCTGCTCGGCACCGTCCACGTGTAGCTGCCCGTGGAGGCAGACGTGCTGGAGGTGATCACCGTCCAGGTGCTGCCATCCAGCGTGTACTCCAGCTTCACGTTCGTCACGCCCGAGGCCGACCAGGTGACGGACTGGCTGCTGCCGCCCGCCCAGCTCTCGCCGCCGTTGGGCGAGGTGACCGTGACGCCCGCGCTGGTGGTGTCACCCGGGATGAGGAAGTCCTTGATGATGCCCATGTGCTGCATGTTCGTGGCGCCGCTGTCGCTGGCCAGCGCCGGAGAGATCTCCGCGATGGGCGAGTACACGCGCGTGTCCGCCACCAGGCCTCCGGAGAAGGTGCTGCCGCCAATCACCGTGGCCACCTGGTACGCGCGCAGATCGCTGTCCACCAGCACGTGATCGTACGGCTTGGCGCGGCCTGCGTTGGTGTTGGTGTTGCCGTTGCGGTCGGCCGGGTACGGGCTGGCCGTCGTGACCACGGAGGAGAAGGTGCTGAAGGCCGCCTCGCTGCGGCTGTCCGTGTTGAAGTCACCGCCGATGGCCAGGTAGTCCCCCGTGGGGATGTTGGCCTTGATGAAGTTCACCAGGTTGGTGGCCTCCGTGTTGCGCACGCTGCTGCTCGCGGTCAGCAGGTGCACGCTCACCACCCAAAGGTCCTTCGGCCCCGGCACGTCGATGCGCGCCCACGCGAAGTCGCGGTTGTCCACCTGGGTGTCGTCCCACTCGCCCGAGGCGATGATCGGGTAGCGGCTGATCACGCCGTTGGGGATCTGCGCGCCGGCCTCCCGGTAATAATAGAAGCTGGTGCCGAACGCGTTGTTGACGAAGGTCCGGATGGCCGTGGCCGAGTTGTCCCCGTAGTTGAACTCCTGGATCATCACCACGTCCGGCTTGGTGCCCTTGAAGATGCGGATGCCCTCGCCCGGGTCGTAGCTCTGCAGGTTCCCGCTGGTGATGTTGGCCGCCATGAGCCGCAGCGGCACGCTCGCCGCCAACTGCTCGGTGCCCAGGGTGTCATTGTCCACCCGCTCCTGCTCGGTACCACCGCATGAGGCGAGTACCAGAGAGAGGAGGGCCGCTAGCAGACGGCGGTCCAGGAGTGAAGGCCTCGAAGAAGCTTGGGGGATTCGCACGATGAGTTGGGTCCTGCTCCAAAGCCGGAGCGGTGAGGGGGTTCATGGAGACACCGTCTCCAGGTGAAACAGGCTCGGATCCTGTTTCACCGTGCTCATTATCGCCTCGGATAACCGAGCCGTTGCGTCAAGCGTGTAAATTGACGGGCTGCTCACAGCGCGGTCATCGCGGACACCGCCGCGAAGACATAACGAAGCCCCTTTCCTACGGTGGTGAACACCAGGAACGGAAGCACTCGCACTCCCACGAGCCCCGCGGCGAGGACGAACGCGTCCCCCACGATGGGCAGCCACGACATGAGGAGCACGGGAGCCCCCCACCGCCCCAGCCGCAACCGGGCCCGTTCCAGCCGGGGCGCATCCCGGTGCGTGCGGCGCGCCAGCCATCGCTCCAGGCGCCCGCCGCCGCCGCGCGCGCCCCACCGCCCCAGCAGGTAGAGCGACAGCGCTCCCAGCACGTTGCCCACCGTGGCCACCGTGACGGCCGCCACCGGCGAGACGCCTCCGGCGAGCACTGCCACGAGCAGCGCCTCGGAGGGCATCGGCACGATGGAGCCTGCGAGGACTGCGGCGAGGAAGAGACCGGGCAAGCCCCAGCCAGCAAACCCGGACGGATCGGAAATCACGGACGCAAGATTTGCACGGCAAGGGAGGCCTCGCGACCTCCACGCAATCCTTGCGGGCCAGAGGCATCCCTCAGAGCCCACTGTCGCTGGCATCACCATTGCTCAGGCTTCAGGGCCTCCCTTCCTGAGAAAAACTCACATGACCCCCACCCCCGCTTCGGCTTCCCCTGATCTGCGCCTGGTTCCTGTCGAGATTGCTCCCGAGACTTTCTGGGTTGGGAAGCGAGATCCCGGCAGCATCTTCTACGCGAACCCCTACCTGCGCCGCTTCCGGGGTACGGACCCGAAGACGCAGCGCCAGAACGAGTTCAACCTCCTCATCGATCCGGGCTCGAGCAGCGACTTCTCCAGCATCCACACCAAGGTGACGTCGCTCATCGGCGGGCTGGATCGGCTCTCGGCGGTCTTCATCAACCACCAGGATCCGGACGTGGGCTCGTCCGCGGCGATCATCTCCGCGCGCTACGCACCTCGCGCGGGCATCGTCTGCTCGGAGGACACCTGGCGGCTCATCGTCCACTTCAACCTGCCGCGCAACCGCTTCATCGCCACGGAGAAGTTCGCCCAGGGCCTCAACGTGCCCACCGGCCACAAGCTGCTGCCGGTGCCCTCACCCTTCTGCCACTTCCGGGGCGCGGTGATGCTGTATGACCCGCAGACCCGGGTGCTCTTCTCGGGAGACCTGTTCGGCGGCCTCACCGACGCGGCCGCCCAGGGGCTGTGGGCCGAGGAGAGCGACTGGAAGGGCATCCGCGCCTTCCATCAGATCTACATGCCGGTGAACACGGCGCTGCAGCGCGCGGTGGACACCATCCGCAAGCTCACGCCCGCCGTGGAGATGATCGCGCCCCAGCACGGGCGTGTCGTCCGCGGGCCGTTGGTGCAGCAGTTCCTGGAGCGCATGGAGCGGCTCCAGGTGGGCCTGGACATCATGGACGAGGCCCAGGACCGCACCCATCTGCAGGCATGGAACTCGGTGGTGGACCGCGTGGTGACGCTGGCGCACGGCTACCTGGGAGCCTCGGTGGAGGCCAAGCTGACCACCAGCCAGGAGCTGGCGGACACGGCCACCTACGATGGACAGCGACTGACCGTGAAGCGCCTGGGCAAGTGGACCCTGGAGCACGTGGTGGGCCTGCTGTGCCAGGGCGAGCCGCCGGAGATCGCCGGCCCCATTATCGTCGAGGCCACCAGCGCCGCCGCCGAGTACAACCTGCCCACGCCGCACCTGGACATCGAGGGCAACGGCGCGCAGTCGCAGGTGTCCCTGCTCACCGCTTAGCCTCTGACGGAGCCCTCTGTGCAAGGCAAGGATGATGACTCGGGTGGAGTGAGCTACCTGCGAGCCCCGGCCTCGCCTTTCTCCCTGCCCGCCCGAACCCCCTCCGGCACGCTGATCCAGGGTGGGTCGACGCCCGTGCCCCCCTCCACGTCCGCCACGGTGCGTGGCCTGGTGCCGGGACAGGTGATGGCGGGGCGCTACCGGGTGGAGCGGTGGCTGGGCTCGGGCGGCAGCGCGACGGTGTATGCCGCCACGG
This genomic window contains:
- a CDS encoding lamin tail domain-containing protein codes for the protein MAANITSGNLQSYDPGEGIRIFKGTKPDVVMIQEFNYGDNSATAIRTFVNNAFGTSFYYYREAGAQIPNGVISRYPIIASGEWDDTQVDNRDFAWARIDVPGPKDLWVVSVHLLTASSSVRNTEATNLVNFIKANIPTGDYLAIGGDFNTDSRSEAAFSTFSSVVTTASPYPADRNGNTNTNAGRAKPYDHVLVDSDLRAYQVATVIGGSTFSGGLVADTRVYSPIAEISPALASDSGATNMQHMGIIKDFLIPGDTTSAGVTVTSPNGGESWAGGSSQSVTWSASGVTNVKLEYTLDGSTWTVITSSTSASTGSYTWTVPSSATTAAKVRVSDASNSAVTDSSNAAFTVTTGGGGGSGTVFINEVLINEPGSDVNGEFVELVNPGSTAVSLAGWTVSDAAGLRHTFASGTSLGAGKAIVIFGGASAIPAGLTNAVAASTGSLNLSNSTETVTVKNASGTTVDTVSFSSSLTGTDGVSANRSPDASSTSTTFVLHTTLVSSRTSSPGVRASGSAF
- a CDS encoding YqaA family protein, which translates into the protein MSDPSGFAGWGLPGLFLAAVLAGSIVPMPSEALLVAVLAGGVSPVAAVTVATVGNVLGALSLYLLGRWGARGGGGRLERWLARRTHRDAPRLERARLRLGRWGAPVLLMSWLPIVGDAFVLAAGLVGVRVLPFLVFTTVGKGLRYVFAAVSAMTAL
- a CDS encoding MBL fold hydrolase codes for the protein MTPTPASASPDLRLVPVEIAPETFWVGKRDPGSIFYANPYLRRFRGTDPKTQRQNEFNLLIDPGSSSDFSSIHTKVTSLIGGLDRLSAVFINHQDPDVGSSAAIISARYAPRAGIVCSEDTWRLIVHFNLPRNRFIATEKFAQGLNVPTGHKLLPVPSPFCHFRGAVMLYDPQTRVLFSGDLFGGLTDAAAQGLWAEESDWKGIRAFHQIYMPVNTALQRAVDTIRKLTPAVEMIAPQHGRVVRGPLVQQFLERMERLQVGLDIMDEAQDRTHLQAWNSVVDRVVTLAHGYLGASVEAKLTTSQELADTATYDGQRLTVKRLGKWTLEHVVGLLCQGEPPEIAGPIIVEATSAAAEYNLPTPHLDIEGNGAQSQVSLLTA